In Calonectris borealis chromosome Z, bCalBor7.hap1.2, whole genome shotgun sequence, a single genomic region encodes these proteins:
- the LOC142075209 gene encoding ras-related protein Rab-27B, whose product MTDGDYDYLIKLLALGDSGVGKTTFLYRYTDNKFNPKFITTVGIDFREKRVVYNSRGPNGSPGKAFKVHLQLWDTAGQERFRSLTTAFFRDAMGFLLMFDLTSQQSFLNVRNWMSQLQANAYCENPDIVLIGNKADLSDQREVNERQAKDLADKYGIPYFETSAATGQNVEKAVDTLLDLIMKRMEQCVDKTQVSDTANGGSSGKLDSAKPEEKKCAC is encoded by the exons ATGACTGATGGAGACTATGATTATCTGATCAAACTCCTGGCCCTTGGAGACTCTGGGGTTGGAAAAACAACATTCCTGTACAGATACACCGATAACAAATTTAATCCAAAATTCATCACAACAGTAGGGATAGATTTTCGGGAAAAACGAGTG GTATACAACAGCAGAGGACCAAATGGATCGCCAGGAAAAGCCTTCAAGGTACATCTCCAGCTTTGGGACACAGCTGGACAGGAAAG ATTTCGAAGTCTCACCACAGCGTTTTTCAGAGATGCTATGGGCTTTTTACTAATGTTTGATCTCACCAGTCAACAGAGCTTCTTAAATGTCAGAAATTGGATGA GTCAGCTGCAAGCGAATGCATATTGTGAGAATCCAGATATAGTCTTAATTGGTAATAAAGCTGATTTATCAGACCAAAGGGAGGTAAATGAAAGGCAAGCAAAAGATCTGGCAGACAAATACGG CATACCGTACTTCGAAACAAGTGCTGCTACCGGACAGAACGTGGAGAAGGCTGTGGACACGCTTCTGGACTTGATAATGAAGCGTATGGAGCAGTGCGTGGACAAGACACAGGTCTCCGACACAGCCAACGGAGGAAGCTCGGGAAAGCTCGATTCAGCAAAACCGGAGGAGAAGAAGTGTGCCTGCTAA